One genomic region from Haloarcula taiwanensis encodes:
- a CDS encoding 30S ribosomal protein S27ae, producing MPHNEYYNDDGELDRETCPRCGDTVLAEHEDRQHCGKCGYTEWK from the coding sequence ATGCCACACAACGAGTACTACAACGACGACGGCGAACTCGACCGCGAGACCTGTCCCCGGTGTGGCGACACCGTCCTCGCCGAACACGAGGACCGCCAGCACTGCGGGAAGTGCGGCTACACCGAGTGGAAGTAA
- a CDS encoding Kae1-associated kinase Bud32 codes for MRVLGIEGTAWAASAAVFETPDPARATDDDHVFIETDAYAPDSGGIHPREAAEHMGEAIPTVVEMAIEHAHERAGGANGDDSAPIDAVAFARGPGLGPCLRIVATAARAVAQRFDVPLVGVNHMVAHLEVGRHRSGFDSPVCLNASGANAHILGYRNGRYRVLGETMDTGVGNAIDKFTRHVGWSHPGGPKVERHARDGEYHELPYVVKGMDFSFSGIMSAAKQAVDDGVPVDDVCRGMEETIFAMLTEVAERALSLTGADELVLGGGVGQNDRLQRMLGEMCEQRGATFYAPEHRFLRDNAGMIAILGAKMYAAGDTIAIEDSRIDSNFRPDEVAVTWRGTEESVDSYRAADDEVQGAEATVRFDGDRVIKERVPRSYRHPTLDERLRTERTRQEARLTSEARRHGVPTPLVRDVDPQDARIVFQRVGETDLREGLSESRVADVGRWLARIHDAGFVHGDPTTRNVRVGSWDRQGDQTFLIDFGLGYYTQEAEDHAMDLHVLAQSLAGTADDPETLLSAAEDAYRTESDHPDSVFASLDDIEGRGRYQ; via the coding sequence ATGCGCGTTCTGGGTATCGAAGGAACCGCCTGGGCAGCCAGTGCTGCGGTGTTCGAGACGCCGGACCCGGCCCGGGCGACCGACGACGACCACGTTTTTATCGAGACTGACGCCTACGCGCCGGATAGCGGCGGCATCCACCCGCGCGAGGCCGCCGAACACATGGGCGAGGCCATTCCGACCGTTGTCGAGATGGCCATCGAACACGCACACGAGCGGGCTGGCGGTGCAAACGGGGACGACAGCGCGCCAATCGACGCGGTAGCCTTCGCTCGTGGCCCGGGACTTGGCCCCTGCCTGCGTATCGTCGCCACAGCCGCTCGGGCGGTCGCCCAGCGGTTCGACGTGCCGCTAGTCGGCGTGAACCACATGGTCGCCCACCTCGAAGTGGGCCGCCACCGGTCGGGCTTCGACTCGCCGGTGTGTCTCAACGCCTCCGGCGCGAACGCCCACATCCTGGGCTATCGGAACGGCCGGTACCGGGTGCTGGGCGAGACGATGGACACCGGCGTCGGCAACGCCATCGACAAGTTCACGCGCCACGTCGGCTGGTCCCACCCCGGCGGACCGAAGGTCGAAAGACACGCCCGCGACGGCGAGTACCACGAACTGCCCTACGTGGTCAAGGGGATGGACTTCTCCTTCTCGGGCATCATGAGCGCCGCCAAGCAGGCCGTCGACGACGGCGTCCCAGTGGACGATGTCTGTCGCGGCATGGAGGAGACCATCTTCGCCATGCTGACGGAGGTGGCCGAGCGGGCGCTGTCGCTGACCGGTGCCGACGAACTGGTGCTCGGCGGCGGCGTCGGCCAGAACGACCGCCTCCAGCGGATGCTCGGCGAGATGTGCGAGCAACGCGGCGCAACGTTTTACGCCCCCGAACACCGCTTCCTGCGGGACAACGCCGGGATGATAGCGATTCTGGGCGCGAAGATGTACGCGGCCGGCGACACCATCGCTATCGAGGACTCCCGTATCGACTCGAACTTCCGGCCCGACGAGGTGGCCGTCACCTGGCGCGGGACCGAAGAGTCGGTGGACAGCTATCGGGCGGCGGACGACGAAGTCCAGGGCGCGGAGGCGACCGTCCGCTTCGACGGGGACCGCGTTATCAAAGAGCGAGTGCCGCGGAGCTACCGCCATCCAACACTGGACGAGCGGCTGCGAACCGAACGCACCAGACAGGAAGCCCGGCTCACCAGCGAGGCGCGCCGCCACGGCGTCCCGACGCCGCTGGTCCGGGACGTGGACCCGCAGGACGCCCGCATCGTCTTCCAGCGCGTCGGCGAGACCGACCTCCGCGAGGGGCTGTCCGAGTCGCGGGTCGCCGACGTGGGCCGCTGGCTCGCCCGCATCCACGACGCCGGCTTCGTCCACGGCGACCCGACGACGCGAAACGTCAGGGTCGGCAGCTGGGACCGACAGGGAGACCAGACCTTCCTCATCGATTTCGGCCTCGGCTACTACACGCAGGAGGCAGAGGACCACGCGATGGACCTCCACGTCCTCGCCCAGTCGCTCGCCGGGACCGCCGACGACCCCGAGACGCTGCTGTCGGCAGCCGAAGACGCCTATCGAACGGAGAGCGACCACCCCGATTCGGTGTTCGCCAGCCTCGACGACATCGAGGGTCGTGGCCGATATCAGTAG
- a CDS encoding non-canonical purine NTP pyrophosphatase, whose product MLNFVTTNPGKVREATEYLDDDVQQFDFDYPEVQADDLRTVAAEGARAAYHAAGGPVIVDDAGLFIDAFDGFPGPYSSYVEDTVGVERVWRMTEPEDDRGAAFKTVIAYCDGEGFEATPDPDGIDREARRGQDLSADARGAATTDEQVHDGSAKSSETVPVKLFEGRVNGEIVAPRGEGGFGFDPIFEHDGTTFAEMSTEQKNAISHRGRALAKFAEWYGER is encoded by the coding sequence ATGCTCAATTTTGTCACGACTAACCCCGGGAAAGTCCGGGAGGCGACCGAGTATCTCGACGACGATGTCCAGCAGTTCGACTTCGACTACCCGGAGGTCCAGGCCGACGACCTGCGAACGGTCGCGGCAGAGGGGGCACGAGCGGCCTATCACGCAGCGGGCGGGCCGGTCATCGTCGACGATGCGGGGCTGTTCATCGACGCTTTCGATGGGTTCCCCGGGCCGTACTCCTCGTACGTCGAGGACACGGTCGGCGTCGAGCGCGTTTGGCGCATGACCGAACCAGAGGACGACCGCGGCGCGGCGTTCAAAACAGTCATCGCCTACTGCGACGGCGAGGGCTTCGAGGCGACGCCGGACCCGGACGGCATCGACCGCGAGGCCCGGCGCGGACAGGACCTGTCGGCCGACGCCCGCGGCGCAGCGACGACTGACGAGCAGGTTCACGACGGGAGCGCAAAGAGCAGCGAGACAGTGCCGGTAAAGCTGTTCGAAGGGCGTGTGAACGGCGAAATCGTCGCCCCGCGCGGCGAGGGTGGGTTCGGCTTCGACCCCATCTTCGAACACGACGGGACGACCTTCGCGGAGATGAGCACCGAGCAGAAGAACGCCATCTCCCACCGTGGGCGAGCGCTGGCGAAGTTCGCGGAGTGGTACGGTGAGCGGTAG
- a CDS encoding short-chain dehydrogenase, producing the protein MSGSDVSVVGTGGTALITGASAGIGEALAREFAARGHDVVLVARSERKLERLAEDLETRGVTATSIVMDLDHATAAESLYEEVTERGLTIDVLVNNVGVGTYGPFAESDLSEERTQLRLNVMLPVELTRLFIDEFDDGGAVINMGSVAGFQPGPNLAGYYASKAYINSFSEALAEECRETPVDVTVVCPGPVDTEFQERAGMTDSTVGSVATNSPEAVASAAYTGAAAGETVVIPRRSMRLIDRLVRVTPRWVVRRVAALVNQDR; encoded by the coding sequence GTGAGCGGTAGCGACGTGTCGGTCGTCGGGACCGGCGGCACCGCGTTGATAACCGGTGCATCGGCGGGCATCGGCGAAGCGTTAGCGCGTGAGTTCGCGGCACGCGGCCACGACGTAGTGCTGGTCGCCCGGAGCGAGCGGAAACTGGAGCGGCTGGCCGAGGACCTCGAAACAAGGGGAGTCACAGCGACCTCTATTGTGATGGACCTCGACCACGCGACGGCCGCCGAATCGCTGTACGAGGAGGTGACCGAGCGCGGTCTAACCATTGATGTCCTCGTTAACAACGTCGGCGTGGGGACATACGGCCCGTTCGCCGAAAGTGATCTGTCGGAAGAGCGGACGCAGTTGCGCCTGAACGTCATGCTCCCGGTCGAATTGACCCGACTATTCATCGACGAGTTCGACGATGGCGGTGCGGTTATCAATATGGGTTCAGTCGCCGGATTCCAGCCGGGGCCGAACCTCGCCGGCTACTACGCAAGCAAAGCGTACATCAACAGCTTCAGCGAAGCGCTCGCAGAGGAATGCCGGGAAACACCGGTCGACGTGACGGTGGTTTGTCCCGGCCCAGTCGACACAGAGTTTCAGGAGCGAGCAGGGATGACGGACTCGACGGTTGGGTCGGTTGCCACGAACTCGCCCGAGGCCGTCGCATCGGCGGCGTATACCGGGGCCGCGGCTGGTGAGACTGTCGTCATTCCGCGGCGGTCGATGCGGCTTATCGACCGATTGGTGCGGGTGACACCTCGCTGGGTCGTCCGGCGCGTTGCAGCGCTGGTCAACCAAGACAGGTAG